The region CACCCTGGCCATCGGTGTGACGGCCCGGTCGGACGGGATCGTGCTCAGCAGACCACCGGCGAGCGGCGCGCGGATCCTTCACGCCCAGGGCACCAGGCACAAGGTCCGGCTCGACGCCGTGAGTTCGCTGGCCCACACGGCGGAGCCGATACGCCTGGATCTCCTTGACGGACAGAGCGTGCATCTGCCCTTCACCGTGGTGCAACGGACCGGTCCTGACGGCGACCTGAGGATGAGCCTCAGCCATCCGGGCTCGGCCCTGGAGGTGGCGGTGGCCGACTACACGGGATCGGATCCCTCCGCGGCACACTGTGCGGTACTGCTTCCCGACGGCACGATCGTCCTGCACCGCGGTGACGGATCGGAGAGCGGGCGTGTGCTCGCGGAGAGTCCCCTCACGACTCGAAGCGACCTCGTCCTCTCCGCGGACGGCACCACGGTGTCGTACGTCCAGAACAACGTTCGGCACCACCGATCGCTGCGTCCGGGCGTTCACACCACGGCCGACCCGACTGTCGAGAACGTTCAGGGGTCTTCGAGCAGTAGCACCGGGACCGACGCCACCACCGTGGCATCCCGGGCGAGGGACGGCAGCATGGATGTCCGGGCAACCACGGACGGCCGGATCTTGGCCACGTCCACCGCGTTCCCCGGCAGGCGCACCACTCGTTTGATCGGGCAGGCTCCCTGGCGGGTGTCCTCGCTCGCCATCAGCGCCGACGCGCAGTGGGTGGCGGTGGTCGGCAACGATTCCTTGCTGATGGAACTGCCTCTCGCTCCGGGCCGACGGCCGCGTGAGACCCAACTGCGCTTCAGTGCCACGCGTGTTTTCGCGGGCGGCGACGGCGGCTGGGTGATCGCCGGAACCGGCGGCCCCGTGGGACTGAACACGGAGGAGGGTCGCAGTTACCGCATCATGCCCGAGGTCGATCCGGCAGGCGGCGTCAGCCCCACGTGGGGACACGGCTGTGTCCTGGTCGACACGCCGGTCGCGCAGATGGACGTCCTCACGGACATACCGGGCGTGGACTGCCTGCTGGTCGACCTCAACCGCGCCTCCGGCCAGGAACATGACGAGTTCGCTCTGCGTCTTGTCGAGGCACATCGTCGCGGTGTGCGCGTCGTCTGCGGCCTCGATGTGTCCGATGCGCAAGAGGAGGTGCTTGACGCCGTTTGCCACTGGCTGGACCAGAGCGCTGACGGATTGCGACTCGCCGGCAGCGTCGGAGCAGCCATCCTGAACGACGTACGCCACCTGGTCGACGGATACGACGACCGAATGCTTCTCTGCGCACCCTCTCAGCCGTCGGACCGGCGCAACGAATTCCACGTAGTTCCTGCGTCGCCGCTGATCTCGACGCTCGGCTTCGCCCTCCGCAGCCGCACGATGGCCGGAGGCG is a window of Streptomyces mirabilis DNA encoding:
- a CDS encoding DUF3459 domain-containing protein, producing MTGTDPAELISRLKRHRPQMVELASYVSLTVSVDRAFLRKARLRFLPRTAAGLEAELWFSPLVEAAGSRALLLDPEASEHLRRDLAQRSPQLLRQVREFTVAEHTRAPLVVRLYEELLWSALQTTETVDTHARHHADRVLRMVSGEGVAAAVADDTGRWALHYARRLPTHLLGRDDVWRIQVASCERLGLGLPDDPAGGRTGVTVQARARVQHTLAIGVTARSDGIVLSRPPASGARILHAQGTRHKVRLDAVSSLAHTAEPIRLDLLDGQSVHLPFTVVQRTGPDGDLRMSLSHPGSALEVAVADYTGSDPSAAHCAVLLPDGTIVLHRGDGSESGRVLAESPLTTRSDLVLSADGTTVSYVQNNVRHHRSLRPGVHTTADPTVENVQGSSSSSTGTDATTVASRARDGSMDVRATTDGRILATSTAFPGRRTTRLIGQAPWRVSSLAISADAQWVAVVGNDSLLMELPLAPGRRPRETQLRFSATRVFAGGDGGWVIAGTGGPVGLNTEEGRSYRIMPEVDPAGGVSPTWGHGCVLVDTPVAQMDVLTDIPGVDCLLVDLNRASGQEHDEFALRLVEAHRRGVRVVCGLDVSDAQEEVLDAVCHWLDQSADGLRLAGSVGAAILNDVRHLVDGYDDRMLLCAPSQPSDRRNEFHVVPASPLISTLGFALRSRTMAGGAFEQAMTQLRREIEDAFSASFRTLREGRVFQWGLELPPALPQSLRKLAVAILLSLPGCPVLPGRMLLEDGGGLALRRLLELRRNHLALSRGDCLVVDVGTAYVLAVARRHGDDAVLCLVNVAHIPTTVEFRPGQLGATTRLQDLFDGSVLTLSDETSLTVPLTAGSVRWFRCIAQ